The proteins below come from a single Oncorhynchus keta strain PuntledgeMale-10-30-2019 chromosome 32, Oket_V2, whole genome shotgun sequence genomic window:
- the LOC118365180 gene encoding uncharacterized protein LOC118365180 — protein sequence MNTLKIVGLLCSLAFLVRSAHLPERSMDARSLVEKILGNIPMVHGSSVKITGLTLDPSSQSRNIPYQSMVASLGIPAAPELKTVCRPLNQIDFTLEVCLSSMSAGLQLYQDVLGVLKERVTTEKVTGLLADIRDLLAQVNKMQEPGQMSSVAQYEASGLASRLPGDYEVQVATHFILLQLRDFTQNLKRSLRNVEHLTSRPGQSG from the exons ATGAACACTCTCAAAA TTGTAGGTCTGCTCTGCAGTTTAGCTTTTCTGGTCCGGTCCGCACACCTTCCAGAGAGGTCAATGGACGCAAGGAGTTTGGTCGAAAAAATATTAGGCAACATCCCCATGGTTCACGGGTCTAGTGTCAAAATCACG GGCCTGACCCTTGACCCGTCCAGCCAGTCTAGGAACATACCGTACCAGTCCATGGTGGCCTCCCTGGGCATCCCCGCAGCACCAGAACTAAAGACTGTCTGCAGACCCCTAAACCAAATCGACTTCAccctg GAGGTGTGTCTGAGCAGTATGTCTGCGGGGCTGCAGCTGTATCAGGATGTGCTGGGTGTGCTGAAGGAGCGTGTGACCACTGAAAAGGTGACAGGACTCCTGGCTGACATCAGAGACCTGCTGGcccaggtcaacaag ATGCAGGAGCCGGGCCAGATGAGCAGTGTGGCCCAGTACGAGGCCTCGGGACTGGCCTCACGCCTCCCAGGGGACTACGAGGTTCAGGTTGCCACTCACTTTATCCTGTTGCAGCTCCGTGACTTCACACAGAACCTAAAACGCAGCCTGCGCAATGTCGAACACCTGACTTCCAGGCCAGGACAGAGCGGCTGA